A genomic window from Xenorhabdus cabanillasii includes:
- the folP gene encoding dihydropteroate synthase, producing MKLTARGSILDLSHPQVMGILNVTPDSFSDGGTHSTLDAALQHAARMIEEGATIIDVGGESTRPGADDVSEQEELDRVVPVIESLAQRFKVWISVDTSKAIVMQEAAKAGAHIINDIRSLQEPGALETAVKTELPVCLMHMQGQPRTMQVEPHYENVVVEVKTYLEAQIERCVAAGIKRNKLMIDPGFGFGKNLSHNYQLLAHLKELHHLGLPILAGMSRKSMIGQLLHVPPQERVTGSVACSVIAAMQGAQIIRVHDVKETVQAMQIVQATLSEKTIFRQ from the coding sequence ATGAAACTGACAGCCAGAGGCAGTATTCTTGACCTTTCCCATCCGCAAGTCATGGGAATTCTGAATGTTACCCCTGATTCCTTTTCAGATGGTGGTACTCACAGTACCCTTGATGCGGCACTACAACATGCCGCCAGAATGATTGAAGAAGGAGCCACTATTATTGATGTTGGTGGCGAATCAACGCGTCCCGGTGCTGATGATGTCAGTGAGCAGGAAGAACTAGATCGTGTTGTACCTGTAATAGAATCTTTGGCGCAGCGTTTTAAGGTGTGGATCTCTGTTGATACGTCAAAAGCTATCGTCATGCAGGAAGCTGCCAAAGCAGGGGCGCATATCATTAATGACATCCGTTCATTGCAGGAGCCGGGTGCACTAGAGACAGCGGTAAAAACAGAGTTGCCAGTTTGTTTAATGCACATGCAGGGGCAACCCCGAACAATGCAGGTAGAACCTCACTACGAGAATGTTGTGGTAGAAGTCAAAACATATCTAGAAGCGCAGATTGAACGCTGTGTTGCGGCAGGCATTAAAAGAAACAAGCTGATGATAGATCCGGGATTCGGTTTTGGTAAGAATTTATCACATAATTATCAATTATTGGCTCATTTGAAAGAGCTCCATCATCTTGGTCTGCCGATTCTGGCTGGTATGTCACGCAAGTCCATGATTGGTCAGTTACTCCATGTCCCTCCACAGGAGAGAGTAACGGGAAGTGTTGCTTGCTCTGTCATTGCGGCTATGCAGGGAGCTCAGATTATTCGTGTGCATGATGTAAAAGAAACGGTGCAGGCAATGCAGATTGTTCAGGCAACCTTGTCAGAGAAGACGATTTTTCGTCAGTAG
- the secG gene encoding preprotein translocase subunit SecG yields MYEALLGIFLLVGIGLIALVLLQQGKGADMGASFGAGASATIFGSSGSANFMTRMTAVFATLFFVISLVLGNMTSNRTGSSGKWENIAEPAQVEKQIEVPVVPAKPTKPNSDIPQ; encoded by the coding sequence ATGTATGAAGCTCTTTTAGGTATATTCTTGCTGGTCGGTATCGGGCTAATTGCTCTGGTTCTGCTACAGCAGGGGAAAGGTGCTGATATGGGTGCTTCGTTTGGTGCGGGTGCGTCTGCAACAATATTTGGTTCATCGGGTTCTGCGAATTTTATGACCCGTATGACAGCGGTTTTTGCAACACTGTTTTTTGTTATCAGTTTGGTGCTGGGTAATATGACCAGTAACAGAACTGGTTCAAGCGGTAAGTGGGAAAATATTGCTGAACCTGCACAAGTTGAGAAACAAATAGAAGTTCCCGTAGTGCCAGCGAAGCCAACTAAACCGAATAGTGATATCCCGCAGTAA
- the ftsH gene encoding ATP-dependent zinc metalloprotease FtsH, which produces MSDMAKNLILWLVIAVVLMLLFQSFGPGDSSGRRVDYSNFISELSHNQISEVRISGRDIDFTKKDNGGKYSTYMPVQDEKLLDTLLNKQVKVVGEPPEQQGLLATLFISWFPMLLLIGVWIFFMRQMQGGGGKGAMSFGKSKARMLTEDQIKTTFADVAGCDEAKEEVGELVEYLREPGRFQKLGGKIPKGILMVGPPGTGKTLLAKAIAGEAKVPFFTISGSDFVEMFVGVGASRVRDMFEQAKKAAPCIIFIDEIDAVGRQRGAGLGGGHDEREQTLNQMLVEMDGFEGNEGIIVIAATNRPDVLDPALLRPGRFDRQVVVGLPDVRGREQILKVHMRRIPLDIDIDASIIARGTPGFSGADLANLVNEAALFAARGNRRVVSMVEFEKAKDKIMMGAERRSMVMTEEQKESTAYHEAGHAIIGRLVPEHDPVHKVTIIPRGRALGVTFFLPEGDQISASRQKLESQISTLYGGRLAEEIIYGPDNVSTGASNDIKVATSIARNMVTQWGFSEKLGPLLYAEEEGEVFLGRSVAKAKHMSEDTARLIDQEVKVIIDRNYQRARQILMDNLDILHSMKDALMKYETIDAPQIDDLMNRTTVRPPAGWEGDNDNGGNSSNNRQNTPSQQQATKPVDGNPTA; this is translated from the coding sequence TTGAGTGACATGGCGAAAAACCTGATTCTCTGGTTAGTCATCGCAGTTGTCTTGATGTTATTGTTCCAGAGTTTTGGTCCCGGCGATTCCAGTGGTCGTAGGGTGGATTACTCGAACTTCATCAGTGAGTTATCACATAATCAAATCAGTGAAGTACGTATTTCGGGTCGTGACATTGATTTCACTAAGAAAGACAACGGTGGAAAATATAGCACGTATATGCCAGTTCAGGATGAGAAGCTGCTGGATACGCTGCTCAACAAACAGGTAAAAGTTGTTGGTGAACCACCAGAGCAACAAGGCCTGTTAGCGACTCTCTTTATTTCATGGTTCCCAATGCTACTGCTGATTGGCGTTTGGATCTTCTTTATGCGCCAAATGCAAGGTGGTGGCGGTAAAGGAGCGATGTCTTTCGGTAAAAGCAAAGCCCGTATGTTAACGGAAGATCAGATCAAAACCACGTTTGCTGATGTTGCTGGTTGTGATGAAGCAAAAGAAGAAGTGGGTGAATTGGTGGAATACCTACGTGAACCCGGCCGTTTCCAGAAACTAGGTGGTAAGATCCCGAAAGGTATCCTGATGGTAGGGCCTCCGGGTACAGGTAAGACCTTGCTGGCGAAAGCAATCGCAGGTGAGGCTAAAGTACCATTCTTCACCATTTCTGGTTCTGATTTTGTTGAAATGTTTGTTGGTGTTGGTGCTTCTCGTGTTCGTGACATGTTTGAACAAGCGAAGAAAGCCGCTCCTTGTATTATCTTTATCGACGAAATTGATGCCGTAGGGCGCCAACGTGGTGCTGGTTTGGGTGGTGGACACGATGAACGTGAACAAACGTTGAACCAGATGCTGGTTGAAATGGATGGCTTTGAAGGTAACGAAGGCATTATCGTTATCGCTGCAACTAACCGTCCTGATGTTCTGGATCCTGCTCTGTTGCGTCCGGGCCGTTTCGACCGTCAGGTTGTCGTTGGTCTGCCAGATGTCCGCGGTCGTGAACAGATTCTAAAAGTTCATATGCGCCGTATTCCATTGGATATTGACATTGATGCTTCCATTATTGCCCGTGGTACACCCGGTTTCTCTGGTGCGGATTTAGCAAACTTGGTTAACGAAGCAGCTTTGTTTGCCGCTCGTGGCAACAGACGTGTCGTATCTATGGTGGAATTTGAGAAGGCAAAAGATAAGATCATGATGGGTGCAGAGCGCCGTTCAATGGTCATGACAGAAGAGCAGAAAGAATCTACCGCTTACCACGAAGCAGGACATGCCATCATTGGCCGTCTGGTTCCTGAGCATGATCCTGTCCATAAAGTGACAATCATTCCCCGTGGCCGCGCGTTGGGTGTAACTTTCTTCTTGCCAGAAGGTGATCAAATCAGTGCCAGCCGTCAGAAATTAGAAAGTCAGATTTCTACTTTATATGGTGGTCGTCTCGCAGAAGAGATCATCTACGGCCCAGATAATGTTTCTACGGGTGCTTCCAATGATATTAAAGTGGCGACATCCATTGCCCGTAACATGGTGACACAATGGGGCTTCTCGGAAAAACTGGGTCCACTGTTGTATGCGGAAGAAGAAGGCGAAGTTTTCCTTGGTCGTTCTGTGGCTAAGGCAAAACACATGTCGGAAGATACCGCACGTTTAATTGATCAAGAAGTGAAAGTTATCATTGATCGCAACTACCAGCGTGCACGTCAGATTCTGATGGATAATCTGGATATCTTGCATTCAATGAAAGATGCTTTGATGAAGTACGAAACCATTGATGCGCCTCAGATTGATGACCTGATGAACCGCACTACAGTCCGTCCACCGGCAGGTTGGGAAGGTGATAACGATAATGGCGGTAATAGCAGTAATAATCGTCAGAATACACCTTCTCAGCAGCAGGCTACGAAACCTGTGGATGGTAATCCAACTGCATAA
- the greA gene encoding transcription elongation factor GreA, translating into MKQIPMTVRGADKLREELEYLKNVRRPQIITAIAEAREHGDLKENAEYHAAREQQGFCEGRIQEIEAKLSNAQVIDITKMTNNGRVIFGATVTVLNVDSDEEQTYRIVGDDEANIKENLLSVNSPIARGLIGKEVDDVAVIDTPGGKVEYEVLNVEYI; encoded by the coding sequence ATGAAACAAATTCCGATGACGGTACGTGGCGCAGATAAATTGCGCGAAGAATTAGAATATCTGAAAAATGTACGTCGCCCTCAAATTATTACTGCAATCGCTGAGGCGCGTGAGCACGGTGACTTGAAAGAAAATGCTGAATATCACGCTGCTCGTGAGCAACAGGGATTCTGTGAAGGCCGTATTCAAGAAATTGAAGCTAAACTTTCTAATGCACAAGTGATCGATATCACTAAGATGACCAACAATGGCCGTGTGATTTTTGGTGCAACGGTAACGGTGTTAAACGTTGATTCTGATGAAGAACAAACTTACCGCATTGTGGGGGATGATGAAGCGAATATCAAAGAAAACCTGCTGTCGGTTAACTCGCCTATTGCCCGTGGTTTAATTGGCAAAGAAGTGGATGACGTTGCTGTGATTGATACTCCGGGCGGAAAAGTGGAATATGAAGTTCTGAACGTTGAGTATATTTGA
- the rlmE gene encoding 23S rRNA (uridine(2552)-2'-O)-methyltransferase RlmE, producing the protein MANKKRSASSSRWLQEHFSDKYVLQAQKKGLRSRAWFKLDEIQQSDKIFKLGMTVVDLGAAPGGWSQYVVSQIGDRGRVIACDLLPMDPIVGVDFLQGDFRDEFVLKTLFERVGDNKVQVVMSDMAPNMSGTPAVDIPRSMYLVELALDMCRDVLAPGGSFIVKVFQGEGFDEYLREIRSLFTKVKIRKPDASRARSREVYIVATGRKV; encoded by the coding sequence ATGGCCAATAAAAAACGCTCAGCAAGCTCAAGTCGCTGGTTACAGGAACATTTTAGTGATAAATATGTTCTTCAGGCGCAGAAAAAAGGGCTTCGCTCCCGCGCTTGGTTTAAACTTGATGAGATACAGCAAAGCGACAAAATCTTTAAACTGGGCATGACCGTTGTTGATTTAGGCGCTGCCCCAGGTGGGTGGTCTCAGTACGTAGTCAGTCAGATTGGTGATCGTGGTCGGGTAATTGCCTGTGATCTTTTGCCGATGGATCCCATTGTCGGAGTTGATTTCCTACAGGGGGACTTCCGTGATGAATTTGTATTGAAAACATTGTTTGAGAGAGTTGGTGATAATAAAGTCCAGGTCGTCATGTCGGATATGGCTCCCAATATGAGTGGAACCCCCGCGGTCGATATTCCTCGATCCATGTATCTGGTTGAGTTAGCGTTGGATATGTGTCGTGATGTGCTGGCCCCTGGGGGTAGTTTTATCGTCAAAGTGTTTCAGGGAGAGGGCTTTGATGAGTACCTGAGGGAAATACGCTCCCTTTTTACGAAAGTCAAAATTCGTAAACCAGACGCTTCGCGGGCACGATCACGTGAAGTATACATTGTAGCGACAGGGCGGAAAGTGTAG
- the infB gene encoding translation initiation factor IF-2, giving the protein MTEVTVKLLAEEIQTSVERLIQQFADAGIQKTATDSVSQKEKEALLAYLNREQGGTGGQPDKLTLQRKTRSTLNVPGTGGKSKSVAIEVRKKRTYVNRDAIEQAKAEEQAKREAEEQARREAEEKARLEAEAKKLAEEQAKRNAEEQAKREAEKQAQREAEEKAKCEEPEKAQREAAEKEKVTKQHTEKKSKPVQTEPAAQTEKARREAEAANLKRKAEEEMRRKVEAEARRVAEEARRMAEENQDKWSDDSDFNDSNDYHVTTSRHARDAEDENDAKVEGDRRTRTRGGKSSRQKKNNKHSESKADREEARAVGRTKGKQRKTSALQQSFTKPVVAVNRDVVIGETITVAELANKMAVKGSQVIKTMMKMGAMATINQVIDQETAQLVAEEMGHKVILRRENELEEALMSDRDTGETQAEPRAPVVTIMGHVDHGKTSLLDYIRSTKVASGEAGGITQHIGAYHVKTEKGMITFLDTPGHAAFTSMRARGAKATDIVVLVVAADDGVMPQTIEAIQHAKAASVPVVVAVNKIDKPEADPDRVKNELSQYGIIPEDWGGENQFINVSAKAGIGIDELLEAILLQAEVLELNAVRTGMANGVVIESFLDKGRGPVATILVQSGTLNKGDIVLCGFEYGRIRAMRNELGQEVMSAGPSMPVEILGLSNVPSAGDEATVVRDEKKAREVALYRQGKFREVKLARQQKSKLENMFANMEEGKVSELNIVLKTDVQGTCEAICDSLMKLSTDEVKVKIIGSGVGGITETDATLAAASNAIILGFNVRADASARRIIENESVDLRYYSVIYSLIDEIKQAMSGMLAPEYKQQIMGLAEVRDVFKSPKFGAIAGCMVTEGTIKRNNPIRVLRDNVVIYEGELESLRRFKDDVNEVRNGMECGIGVKNYNDVRVGDMIEVFEVVEIKRSID; this is encoded by the coding sequence ATGACAGAGGTAACCGTAAAATTACTGGCAGAAGAGATCCAGACATCGGTTGAACGCCTGATCCAGCAATTCGCTGATGCTGGCATCCAGAAAACCGCAACTGACTCTGTTTCCCAGAAAGAAAAAGAAGCTTTGCTGGCCTATCTGAACCGCGAACAAGGCGGTACTGGCGGCCAGCCAGATAAATTAACACTACAGCGTAAAACGCGCAGTACACTGAACGTTCCTGGCACCGGTGGCAAAAGTAAATCGGTAGCGATTGAAGTCCGTAAAAAACGCACATATGTGAACCGTGACGCGATTGAACAAGCTAAAGCGGAAGAACAGGCGAAGCGTGAAGCGGAAGAGCAGGCTCGGCGCGAGGCAGAAGAAAAGGCGCGGCTTGAAGCTGAAGCGAAGAAACTCGCGGAAGAGCAAGCGAAACGTAACGCGGAAGAACAGGCAAAACGCGAAGCAGAAAAGCAAGCTCAACGTGAAGCAGAAGAAAAAGCCAAATGTGAAGAGCCTGAAAAGGCTCAGCGTGAGGCAGCGGAAAAAGAAAAAGTGACTAAGCAACATACCGAAAAGAAATCAAAACCAGTGCAAACTGAGCCAGCAGCGCAAACTGAAAAAGCGCGTCGTGAAGCTGAAGCAGCAAATTTAAAACGCAAAGCTGAAGAAGAGATGCGTCGTAAAGTTGAAGCAGAAGCAAGACGTGTAGCAGAAGAAGCCCGCCGCATGGCAGAGGAAAATCAGGATAAATGGTCTGACGACTCTGATTTTAATGACAGCAATGACTATCATGTAACCACTTCCCGTCATGCCCGTGATGCGGAAGATGAGAATGACGCTAAAGTTGAAGGCGATCGCCGCACCCGCACCCGTGGCGGCAAGTCCTCCCGCCAGAAGAAAAATAACAAACATTCTGAATCGAAAGCTGATCGTGAAGAAGCACGTGCAGTCGGTCGTACTAAAGGCAAACAGCGCAAAACTTCCGCTTTGCAGCAGAGCTTTACCAAACCTGTAGTAGCTGTTAACCGTGATGTAGTGATTGGTGAAACCATTACCGTTGCCGAACTGGCTAACAAGATGGCTGTTAAAGGTTCTCAGGTCATCAAAACCATGATGAAAATGGGGGCAATGGCGACCATTAATCAGGTTATCGATCAGGAAACAGCTCAATTGGTTGCTGAAGAAATGGGGCACAAAGTTATCCTGCGTCGTGAAAACGAACTGGAAGAAGCGCTGATGAGCGATCGTGACACCGGTGAAACTCAGGCAGAGCCTCGTGCGCCTGTGGTTACCATCATGGGTCACGTTGACCATGGTAAAACCTCTTTGTTGGATTACATCCGTTCAACCAAAGTAGCCTCCGGTGAAGCGGGTGGTATTACCCAGCATATTGGTGCATATCATGTGAAAACTGAAAAAGGCATGATCACCTTCCTGGATACTCCAGGCCACGCTGCGTTTACCTCCATGCGTGCTCGTGGTGCTAAGGCAACCGACATTGTTGTTCTGGTTGTCGCTGCGGATGATGGCGTGATGCCCCAGACTATCGAAGCTATCCAGCATGCCAAAGCAGCTAGTGTGCCGGTTGTTGTTGCGGTTAACAAAATTGATAAACCAGAAGCTGATCCGGATCGCGTGAAGAATGAACTGTCACAGTACGGCATTATTCCGGAAGACTGGGGTGGTGAAAACCAGTTCATCAATGTATCTGCTAAAGCTGGTATTGGTATTGATGAATTGCTGGAAGCTATCCTGCTGCAAGCTGAAGTTCTGGAGCTGAATGCAGTTCGTACTGGTATGGCAAATGGTGTGGTCATTGAATCCTTCCTGGATAAAGGCCGCGGTCCTGTTGCTACCATTCTGGTACAGTCTGGTACTCTGAACAAAGGTGATATCGTTCTGTGCGGTTTCGAATATGGACGTATCCGTGCGATGCGTAACGAACTTGGTCAGGAAGTCATGTCTGCCGGCCCATCTATGCCAGTGGAAATCCTTGGTCTGTCCAACGTGCCATCTGCGGGTGATGAAGCAACTGTTGTACGTGACGAGAAGAAAGCCCGTGAAGTGGCACTGTACCGTCAGGGCAAATTCCGTGAAGTGAAACTGGCTCGCCAGCAGAAATCTAAACTGGAAAACATGTTTGCTAACATGGAAGAAGGTAAAGTATCTGAACTGAATATCGTTCTGAAAACCGACGTTCAGGGTACGTGCGAAGCGATTTGTGATTCACTGATGAAGTTGTCTACCGACGAAGTGAAAGTGAAAATTATCGGCTCCGGCGTGGGTGGTATCACTGAAACTGACGCAACGCTTGCGGCAGCATCCAACGCAATCATTCTGGGCTTCAATGTCCGTGCTGATGCTTCTGCACGTCGGATCATTGAAAACGAAAGTGTTGATCTGCGTTATTACTCCGTTATCTATAGCTTGATTGATGAAATCAAACAGGCAATGAGCGGTATGTTGGCTCCAGAATACAAACAGCAAATCATGGGGCTGGCAGAAGTCCGTGATGTCTTTAAATCACCGAAATTTGGTGCAATTGCTGGCTGTATGGTGACAGAAGGCACCATTAAACGTAATAATCCAATCCGTGTCCTGCGTGATAACGTGGTTATCTACGAAGGTGAACTGGAATCCCTGCGTCGCTTTAAGGATGACGTTAACGAAGTTCGTAATGGCATGGAATGTGGTATTGGTGTGAAGAACTACAATGATGTTCGTGTTGGCGATATGATAGAAGTCTTCGAAGTTGTTGAAATTAAACGCTCCATCGATTAA
- the nusA gene encoding transcription termination factor NusA, with the protein MNKEILAVVEAVSNEKSLPREKIFEALEIALATATKKKYEQEIDVRVCIDRKSGDFDTFRRWLVVEEVTLPTREITLEAAKFEDPEIELGGYIEDQIESVTFDRITTQTAKQVIVQKVREAERAMVVDQFREQQGEIVTGQVKKVNRDNITLDLGNNAEAVILREDMLPRENFRPGDRVRGVLYDVRPEARGAQLFISRSRPEMLVELFRIEVPEIGEEIIEIKAAARDPGSRAKIAVKTNDKRIDPVGACVGMRGARVQAVSSELGGERIDIVLWDDNPAQFVINAMAPADVASIVVDEDNCTMDVAVENSNLAQAIGRNGQNVRLAAQLLKKHRGDDNWELNVMTAEELQAKHQAEAHASIDTFTKHLDIDEDFATVLVEEGFSTLEELVYVPINELLAVEGLDEETVEVLRERAKAALTTLELAQKESLGDQQPAKDLLDLPGMERTLAFNLAARGICTLEDLAEQGIDDLSDIEGLNDEKAGELIMAARNICWFGDDA; encoded by the coding sequence ATGAATAAAGAAATTCTGGCTGTTGTGGAAGCGGTTTCTAATGAGAAATCTCTCCCTCGTGAAAAAATCTTCGAAGCATTAGAGATTGCACTGGCGACAGCCACCAAGAAAAAATATGAGCAGGAAATCGATGTCCGTGTTTGCATCGATCGTAAATCCGGTGATTTTGATACTTTCCGCCGTTGGTTAGTTGTTGAAGAGGTCACTCTGCCGACTCGTGAAATCACATTGGAAGCTGCAAAATTTGAAGACCCAGAAATTGAACTGGGTGGTTATATTGAAGATCAAATTGAATCAGTAACTTTTGACCGTATTACAACCCAGACTGCAAAACAGGTTATCGTGCAGAAAGTACGTGAAGCTGAACGTGCAATGGTCGTCGATCAGTTCCGCGAACAGCAGGGTGAGATCGTGACTGGTCAGGTCAAAAAAGTAAATCGTGACAATATTACCCTTGATTTGGGTAATAATGCTGAAGCGGTTATTTTGCGTGAAGACATGCTGCCACGTGAAAACTTCCGCCCTGGTGACCGCGTGCGTGGTGTCTTGTATGATGTGCGTCCAGAGGCACGTGGCGCACAGCTTTTCATTAGCCGTTCTCGTCCAGAGATGCTGGTTGAATTGTTCCGCATTGAAGTACCGGAAATTGGCGAAGAGATCATTGAGATCAAAGCTGCTGCCCGTGATCCGGGCTCCCGCGCCAAAATCGCGGTGAAAACTAATGACAAGCGTATCGATCCGGTCGGTGCTTGCGTAGGTATGCGTGGTGCAAGGGTACAGGCCGTTTCCAGTGAGTTGGGCGGTGAACGAATTGATATCGTATTGTGGGATGACAATCCTGCGCAATTTGTTATTAATGCAATGGCTCCGGCGGATGTTGCATCTATTGTTGTTGATGAAGATAACTGTACGATGGATGTTGCCGTGGAAAACAGCAATCTTGCCCAGGCGATTGGTCGTAATGGCCAAAACGTCCGTCTGGCGGCACAATTGCTGAAAAAACATCGTGGTGATGACAATTGGGAACTGAATGTCATGACTGCGGAAGAGCTGCAAGCGAAACATCAGGCAGAAGCTCATGCTTCTATTGATACATTTACTAAGCATCTCGACATTGATGAAGATTTCGCCACTGTATTGGTCGAAGAAGGTTTCTCCACACTGGAAGAGTTGGTTTATGTGCCAATCAATGAACTTCTGGCAGTGGAAGGCCTTGATGAGGAAACCGTTGAAGTTCTCCGTGAACGAGCAAAAGCGGCCTTGACGACGCTGGAACTGGCTCAGAAAGAGAGCCTTGGTGATCAGCAACCTGCCAAAGATTTACTGGATCTGCCTGGCATGGAACGTACTTTGGCGTTTAACCTGGCTGCCCGTGGCATCTGTACTCTGGAAGATCTTGCCGAGCAGGGTATCGACGACTTATCTGATATCGAAGGACTGAATGATGAGAAAGCAGGAGAACTCATTATGGCAGCCCGTAATATCTGTTGGTTTGGCGATGATGCATAA
- the glmM gene encoding phosphoglucosamine mutase, with protein MSNRKYFGTDGIRGKVGNSPITPDFVLKLGWAAGKVLARHGSRKIIIGKDTRISGYMLESALEAGLAAAGLSASFTGPMPTPAVAYLTRTFRAEAGIVISASHNPYYDNGIKFFSIDGTKLPDDVEEAIEAEMEKPLTCVESAELGRANRIVDAAGRYIEFCKGTFPSEQSLNGLKIVLDCANGATYHIAPNVLRELGADVITIGCEPNGININEECGATDVRLLQKWVLEEQANVGLAFDGDGDRIIMVDHLGQKVDGDQILYIIAREALRQGQLRGGAVGTLMSNMGLELALKQLGIPFERAKVGDRYVLEKLQEKGWRLGAENSGHIILLDKTTTGDGIVAGLQVLSAMVRNNMSLHDLCSGMKLLPQVLVNVRFSGDNDPLQSERVLEVVKEVEAALDGRGRVLLRKSGTEPLIRVMVEGEDEEQVTALAHRIADAVKK; from the coding sequence ATGAGTAACCGTAAATATTTTGGTACTGATGGTATCCGTGGCAAAGTCGGTAACAGTCCGATTACCCCTGATTTTGTTTTAAAACTTGGTTGGGCCGCGGGTAAAGTACTGGCGCGTCATGGTTCTCGCAAAATTATTATTGGTAAAGATACCCGTATTTCTGGCTACATGCTGGAATCTGCTTTGGAGGCAGGGCTGGCAGCCGCTGGGCTATCAGCATCGTTTACTGGCCCGATGCCGACACCAGCCGTAGCATACCTGACGCGCACTTTCCGCGCTGAAGCGGGAATTGTTATTTCAGCTTCTCATAATCCTTATTATGATAATGGTATTAAATTCTTCTCCATTGATGGCACCAAACTTCCTGATGATGTGGAAGAAGCAATTGAAGCCGAAATGGAAAAACCGCTGACCTGTGTAGAATCTGCCGAATTAGGGCGTGCTAATCGTATCGTTGATGCGGCAGGCCGTTATATCGAATTCTGTAAAGGCACATTCCCTAGTGAACAAAGTCTAAATGGATTAAAAATTGTATTGGATTGTGCTAATGGTGCTACCTACCATATCGCACCGAATGTTCTCAGAGAGTTGGGTGCTGATGTGATAACCATTGGTTGTGAGCCAAATGGTATCAATATCAATGAAGAATGCGGTGCGACAGATGTCCGGCTATTGCAGAAATGGGTTTTGGAAGAGCAGGCAAATGTCGGTTTGGCATTTGATGGTGATGGTGATCGGATAATCATGGTTGATCATTTGGGTCAGAAAGTGGATGGAGACCAGATACTTTACATCATCGCACGTGAAGCATTGCGGCAAGGACAACTGCGCGGTGGTGCAGTGGGAACTTTGATGAGCAATATGGGATTGGAGTTGGCGTTGAAACAGCTTGGTATTCCATTTGAACGTGCCAAAGTTGGTGACCGTTATGTACTGGAGAAATTGCAGGAAAAAGGCTGGCGTTTAGGCGCAGAAAATTCAGGCCATATCATATTACTGGATAAAACCACAACAGGTGATGGTATTGTTGCTGGTTTGCAGGTATTAAGTGCTATGGTACGCAACAATATGAGTCTGCATGATCTGTGCAGTGGCATGAAATTGTTACCACAAGTGTTGGTCAATGTTCGTTTTAGTGGTGATAACGATCCTTTGCAATCAGAACGAGTACTCGAAGTTGTTAAAGAAGTTGAAGCTGCGTTAGATGGTCGTGGTCGAGTACTGTTACGCAAATCGGGCACTGAGCCACTGATCCGTGTGATGGTAGAAGGTGAAGATGAGGAACAGGTTACGGCACTGGCGCATCGTATCGCAGATGCTGTGAAAAAATAG
- the yhbY gene encoding ribosome assembly RNA-binding protein YhbY has translation MTLNKKQVQYLKSLAHSLKPVVMIGNNGLTEGVLAEIEQTLSHHELIKVKVAGEDREIKTLIAEAIVRETGAYNVQIIGKMLVLYRPSEERKISLPK, from the coding sequence ATGACTCTTAACAAGAAACAAGTGCAATACCTGAAAAGTCTCGCTCATTCATTAAAGCCTGTCGTTATGATCGGTAACAACGGACTGACTGAAGGCGTATTGGCCGAAATCGAACAAACCCTTTCGCATCACGAGCTTATCAAAGTCAAGGTTGCAGGCGAAGACCGTGAAATCAAAACTTTGATCGCAGAAGCTATTGTTCGTGAAACTGGCGCATATAATGTGCAAATTATTGGAAAAATGCTAGTTCTCTACCGCCCATCGGAAGAGCGCAAGATTAGTTTACCGAAATAA
- the rimP gene encoding ribosome maturation factor RimP, with amino-acid sequence MSTLEQKLTAMISAPVEALGFELVGLEFIRARVSTLRVYIDSEEGITVDDCADVSHQVSAVLDVEDPISGLYNLEISSPGLDRPLFKTEHYQRFMGEEVILMLRMAMQNRRKWRGIIKAVDGEMITVTVDGKDEVFALSNIQKANLVPHF; translated from the coding sequence TTGTCCACATTAGAGCAAAAATTAACAGCGATGATTTCAGCACCAGTTGAAGCTTTAGGTTTTGAATTAGTGGGCCTGGAGTTTATTCGCGCACGTGTATCGACACTGCGGGTCTATATCGATAGTGAGGAGGGTATCACTGTTGATGATTGTGCTGATGTTAGCCATCAGGTCAGTGCAGTACTCGATGTAGAAGATCCGATCTCAGGGCTTTATAACCTGGAAATATCTTCACCGGGGCTTGATCGTCCACTGTTTAAGACTGAACACTACCAGCGTTTCATGGGTGAAGAAGTCATCTTGATGTTACGCATGGCAATGCAAAACCGTCGTAAATGGCGAGGAATTATCAAAGCTGTTGATGGTGAAATGATTACGGTTACGGTGGATGGAAAAGACGAAGTGTTCGCACTGAGCAACATCCAGAAAGCGAACCTGGTACCCCACTTTTAA